In Montipora capricornis isolate CH-2021 chromosome 4, ASM3666992v2, whole genome shotgun sequence, a single genomic region encodes these proteins:
- the LOC138046490 gene encoding ATP-dependent DNA helicase RecQ-like has translation MAAVSDADFNRAVKFSLAKSGTPNIYLKPKQLEALKAVVQQKRDVLAVLPTGYGKSVTYQLVPNMCNFLFQGGNYCSIAIIVSPLTALMMDQVEKIKMQGQSTAIIQAECLEADNLNDREINVHGDSVENVLRGRVSILFCHPEVLGSNKKCREILLSDVYQKT, from the coding sequence ATGGCAGCCGTCTCCGATGCCGATTTCAATAGAGCGGTGAAATTTTCCCTAGCAAAAAGCGGAACGCCCAATATATATTTAAAACCAAAACAGTTGGAGGCGTTAAAAGCCGTTGTGCAGCAAAAACGAGATGTGTTAGCCGTCCTTCCAACAGGATACGGCAAGTCTGTAACTTATCAGCTTGTACCAAATATGTGCAACTTCTTGTTTCAAGGCGGAAATTATTGCTCGATTGCAATTATTGTGTCGCCATTGACCGCTTTGATGATGGATCAAGTTGAGAAAATAAAGATGCAAGGACAGTCGACAGCAATTATCCAAGCTGAATGTTTGGAGGCGGATAATTTGAATGATCGAGAGATAAATGTACATGGTGATTCTGTGGAAAATGTGTTACGTGGACGTGTCAGTATCTTGTTTTGTCATCCTGAAGTGCTTGGCAGCAATAAAAAATGCAGGGAAATTTTGTTATCGGATGTGTATCAAAAAACGTAG